The following are from one region of the Mycolicibacterium helvum genome:
- a CDS encoding sensor domain-containing phosphodiesterase, which produces MDRLVQALTASVDPASLMVRVAEQACAFMANADGAAINLLRASDNSYVTVSASGVLAPAMGFVVSKDNSLQGIAAQEKHPILIHDAQADRTVSRNVRAINKQWGTRSWAVIPLLHNDRAIGSLMLAATAAGAFTQTDIDPMVAVSDFVSALIGSQSELSTLLTDVITDGQDRGQGAFTARFVASVMMPEAVEAEGHQLRLDALLEQPDVLGVAFQPIAHLASRRTIAYEGLARFPAPMGLTPTQWFSTARRLGRGLDLEGAALRAVLAAARGIPSECPVSVNLSPSAVLETAIQDILLAQDRQLIVEITEHEPFPDDLGAGLKGLRERGIKVAVDDAGAGYASFTQLLRLRPDIIKIDGELIAGIDSDPAKRAIATALTSLAAELNAKIVAEAVETADQLQTLIRLGIEYGQGFHLGPPRRVPRQDLGGAMS; this is translated from the coding sequence ATGGATCGGCTGGTTCAGGCACTGACCGCTTCGGTCGATCCAGCGTCGTTAATGGTCCGCGTCGCTGAGCAGGCGTGTGCGTTCATGGCGAATGCCGATGGGGCCGCTATCAATCTGCTTCGCGCCTCCGACAATTCCTATGTGACGGTTTCGGCAAGCGGCGTACTAGCACCTGCCATGGGATTCGTGGTCTCCAAGGACAACAGTTTGCAGGGCATCGCTGCGCAGGAGAAACACCCCATCCTGATCCACGATGCGCAGGCGGACCGGACGGTGTCGCGGAATGTCCGTGCGATCAACAAGCAGTGGGGCACCCGATCTTGGGCGGTGATTCCGCTGTTGCACAACGACAGAGCCATCGGTTCGCTGATGCTGGCCGCCACAGCCGCCGGCGCCTTCACCCAGACAGACATCGACCCGATGGTCGCTGTCAGCGATTTTGTTTCGGCGTTGATCGGCAGTCAGTCGGAGCTTTCGACGCTGTTGACGGACGTGATCACAGACGGTCAAGACCGCGGGCAGGGGGCCTTCACAGCTCGATTTGTCGCGTCGGTGATGATGCCGGAAGCGGTCGAGGCCGAGGGGCACCAACTTCGACTGGACGCGCTGCTCGAACAGCCTGACGTCCTCGGCGTGGCATTTCAGCCCATCGCGCATCTGGCGAGCCGCAGAACTATCGCCTACGAAGGGTTAGCGCGCTTTCCCGCGCCGATGGGGTTGACCCCGACGCAATGGTTCAGCACGGCCCGCCGCCTAGGTCGAGGCCTCGACCTGGAGGGCGCCGCCCTACGTGCCGTCTTGGCGGCAGCTCGTGGCATCCCGAGCGAGTGTCCGGTCTCGGTCAACCTGAGCCCGAGCGCTGTGCTGGAGACGGCGATTCAGGACATCCTGTTAGCCCAGGACCGTCAGCTGATCGTAGAGATCACCGAGCACGAACCGTTTCCCGATGACCTCGGCGCGGGCCTGAAGGGTCTGCGCGAACGGGGAATCAAGGTGGCGGTCGACGATGCCGGCGCCGGATATGCCAGCTTCACTCAATTGCTGCGATTACGGCCAGACATCATCAAGATCGACGGCGAGTTGATCGCTGGCATCGACAGCGATCCGGCAAAGCGTGCGATAGCCACCGCACTCACGTCGCTGGCGGCCGAGCTGAACGCGAAGATAGTCGCCGAAGCCGTGGAGACGGCTGACCAACTACAGACACTGATTCGTCTCGGTATCGAATATGGCCAAGGCTTTCATCTAGGTCCGCCGCGGCGTGTGCCTCGCCAGGACCTCGGTGGCGCAATGTCTTGA
- a CDS encoding tyrosine-type recombinase/integrase has translation MKISGAWLQPRFGGWQVNKIDHQSIQKWVNEMAADGLSPRTLRWYHSVLKMCPHHAADDGQLLGRNPAARTKFPPMRQTTHTYLTAPEVAALTQICGDNGDIVSLLAYTGLRFGELTGLNVEDVDLTARRIRVRRSITQVGGKLVEGNPKSAAGRHSIPIPQRVVPILEQRLAGRRPGEPAITSPKGSRLGLENWKRSVHWYDSIAELGRPTLRVHDLRHTYADLYDDELDDVASALDALDDRQVDHP, from the coding sequence ATGAAGATATCTGGCGCCTGGCTGCAACCGCGATTCGGCGGATGGCAGGTCAACAAGATCGATCACCAGTCGATTCAGAAGTGGGTCAACGAGATGGCTGCCGACGGCCTGAGCCCCCGCACGCTGCGCTGGTATCACTCGGTGCTCAAGATGTGCCCGCACCATGCCGCCGACGACGGGCAACTTCTCGGCCGAAATCCCGCTGCGCGCACCAAGTTTCCGCCAATGCGCCAGACAACGCACACCTATCTCACTGCCCCCGAGGTCGCTGCACTCACACAGATCTGTGGCGACAACGGTGACATCGTTTCGCTGCTCGCCTACACCGGGCTGCGGTTCGGCGAATTGACCGGTCTCAACGTCGAGGATGTCGACCTCACGGCGCGCCGGATTCGCGTCCGGCGTTCGATCACCCAGGTCGGCGGCAAGCTCGTCGAGGGCAATCCGAAATCAGCCGCCGGCCGTCACTCGATCCCGATCCCCCAACGCGTCGTGCCGATCCTGGAGCAGCGTCTCGCAGGTCGGCGCCCGGGCGAACCGGCGATCACCTCACCGAAGGGTTCGCGGCTGGGCCTGGAGAACTGGAAGCGCTCGGTGCACTGGTACGACTCGATCGCCGAACTCGGCCGGCCCACGCTGCGCGTGCACGATCTGCGGCACACCTACGCCGATCTCTACGACGACGAACTCGACGACGTGGCGTCGGCTCTCGATGCGCTCGACGACCGCCAGGTCGATCACCCCTGA
- a CDS encoding IS110 family RNA-guided transposase, translating to MTIVAHNHPFVIGVDTHARTHTLAVLVAATGELVASEQFPATGAGLDRAIAWAARRTEGELATLWVIEGIASYGAHLASAAKRAGYEVVEAAAMNARAHRGTGKSDLFDARRIAASVLSLEPEQLRRPRSDDGIRAALRILVTAREHMTTERTATVNALTALLRVATLGVDARKPLTASQISEVARWRTRVEDLVTVTARAEAVRLAKRVVDLTEQLATNYKNMIDLIHASKAAVLLDKTGIGPVTVAVVYTAWSHAGRVRSEAAFAALAGVNPIPASSGNTVRHRLNRGGDRRLNRALHMAVIVRMTHDPDTKAYVERRRAEGRTTKEIRRCLKRYLARHLYRTLEKLHAEPNANPQAA from the coding sequence ATGACCATCGTTGCGCACAACCACCCGTTCGTCATCGGAGTGGACACCCACGCCCGCACTCACACCCTGGCCGTATTGGTAGCGGCCACTGGCGAGCTGGTCGCCAGTGAGCAGTTTCCAGCCACCGGTGCCGGCCTGGATCGGGCCATCGCCTGGGCCGCGCGGCGCACCGAAGGCGAATTGGCCACCCTGTGGGTCATTGAAGGCATCGCCAGCTACGGAGCCCACCTGGCTTCGGCAGCCAAGCGAGCTGGCTATGAAGTCGTGGAGGCGGCTGCGATGAACGCACGAGCCCATCGCGGGACTGGCAAATCAGACCTCTTCGATGCCCGCAGGATCGCGGCATCGGTGTTGTCCCTTGAGCCTGAGCAGCTGCGCCGTCCCCGAAGTGACGACGGCATCCGAGCTGCATTGCGCATTCTTGTCACGGCCCGTGAGCACATGACGACCGAACGCACCGCGACTGTCAACGCGCTCACTGCGTTGTTGCGTGTGGCCACCCTGGGTGTTGATGCGCGTAAGCCGCTGACCGCCAGTCAAATTAGTGAGGTCGCCCGCTGGCGCACCCGAGTCGAAGACCTTGTCACCGTTACTGCACGCGCCGAGGCAGTACGGCTGGCCAAGCGCGTGGTTGATCTCACCGAGCAACTCGCGACCAATTACAAGAACATGATTGATCTCATTCACGCCAGCAAGGCCGCTGTCTTGCTGGACAAAACCGGCATCGGCCCAGTCACCGTCGCGGTCGTCTACACCGCCTGGTCGCACGCCGGCCGGGTCCGTTCCGAAGCGGCGTTCGCCGCTTTGGCCGGCGTCAACCCGATCCCCGCATCCTCCGGAAACACCGTGCGCCACCGACTCAACCGCGGCGGCGACAGGCGGCTCAACCGTGCCCTGCACATGGCTGTCATCGTCCGGATGACCCACGACCCCGACACCAAGGCCTACGTCGAACGACGTCGCGCAGAAGGACGCACCACCAAAGAGATCCGGCGCTGCCTCAAGCGCTACCTCGCGCGCCATCTCTACCGCACCCTTGAAAAACTCCACGCCGAACCCAACGCCAACCCTCAAGCCGCTTGA